The Microaerobacter geothermalis genome includes the window ATACGGTCCATGACAGAACCACCAATACGACCTGAATCATACTCCATAGAAGAATCATCATCCGGCCGGATTATTGCTCCTTGAATAAGAGCTTCACTATCTTTCCAAAACTGGAGATCTTCTTGACAGGAAGTACATGATGTAAGATGCTCCTCTATCTCTCGAAGATGTTGATCAGTTAATTGGCGATCCAAATATTCAGGAATTAACCCTTGGACCTCAGAACATTTCATTACTTGTTCATCCCCTCAACCTTTTCCAATAAAGGCTCTTGTATGTACGATTCCAACTGGGAACGAACACTACTGCGGGCCCTGAACAATAAAGATTTCACTGAACTTACCGTTGAGTCTAGCAAGTTTGCAATATCTTTGTAATCCATCTGTTCATACTCCCGCAAAATAAGAGCGGAACGCTGTTTCTCTGGCAAATTGTTGATGGCCTTTCTAACCAGTTGCTCTCTTTCGTTCTGCAAAATTTGCTGTTCAGGAAGCTTTTCCACAGCCACTTTGGGAGTGGCATAGCTATCTTCCAAATATACCTCCTTGTTCCGACATTTCCGCAATTCAGTTAATACGCAATTACGGGCAATGGTGTATAACCAGGTAGAAAAAGAAGCTTCCACATCGCGAAAGGTCTTTAGGCTTCGAAACGCTTTATAAAAGGTTTCCTGACACAAATCCTCAGCCAAAGCTTCCATCTTGTAATTGCGGAGCATATGGGAGATGAAAGAATAGATTTTCCTCTCGTAGCGGTCAATCAATTCCGAATAACATTCCACATTTCCGTCCTTGATCTCGCGTATTAACTGGGAATCCGTCTTCATAAGAACCCTCCTTACCGGTTCCTTTACCCAGCAGAATCTAATGATTTATACTGCTGAGGTGGAAAAAAGTTGCGCTGCTATTCTATATTTGAAAATAAGAGATGTTTTACCCGTGATAAAATGACTATAACGTCTGGGATAATTATGATAAAGATGACCTTTAAGCACAACATAATCTGCAATATTTCTTACATTTTTCAGCATATCTTGTATAGAATCGTTCGTCAATAACTTTTATTTTTTTTACAATACAAAATATGCAACCCCATACAACCAATATTATGAAAAACCGTAGAAAAAATAACCAATTAATGACCATGAGTAACGGTTGTTCATCGGATAAAAATAGTTGTGATGGAACAACATAAAGGATACTACCTTCAGATGAAGCGTACTTCTTCATATGAAGTTTAGTTAACCTTTTTGCTTCAGGTGGGGTTCGATGTTTTATTCCAAAAGACTAGATGGTCAAACGAAGCTTTTGTTATCCATGAATGCCTTGTTTATGGCCTCTGTTGCCCTCTCCAACACCTTTGTCAATGTATATATTTGGAAAATAAAGGGCGACTACATCACAATTGCCCAATTTAATCTTTTTATTTATTTGGCAATGCCATTTACTTTTTGGATTGGGGGTCGTCTGGTTAAAAAAATAGATCGCGTCATAAGTATTCGAATTGGAGTTGCACTGATGGCTCTGTTTTACAGCATGATTTTAATCCTTGGTAAGGATGCCTCCCAATATATCCAATTACTTGGACTTCTTCTTGGAATAGCATCCGGTTTTTATTGGCTGGGTTATAACATTCTTTACTTTGAGATTACAAATCCTGATAATCGAGACATGTTTAACGGGGTAAACGGCTTTTTGTTTTCAGGAACTGGAATGATTGCCCCTGTTTTATCTGGTTGGTTTTTGAGTCAAATGAAGCAATTAACTGGTTACACACTCATTTTCTCTATTTCTTTGGGGATATTTATCACTGCGATTATTGTTAGTTACTTTTTTCATCATCGAGAACTTCATGGTGTATTTCACCTGGGGAAAGTATGGAAGGAAGCAAAGAACAGAACACCTTGGCATTTTGTCATGGTTGCCCATTACTTTCAGGGCATCCGGGAAGGAATTTATACTTTTCTCATTGGCTTGTTGGTGTTTATTTCTACCTCCAGTGAATTTCGATTGGGTGTATACACTTTTATAACTTCCCTTGTTTCGCTGGTATCATTTTTTTTGGCCGGAAAATGGATAAAACCAAAAAAAAGAAATACTTCCCTTCTTATTGGTACCACCATGCTGGCTGTAGTGGTGATTCCCATGTTCTTTACTGTAAATTATGTCACTTTATTAATTCTTGGGATTGGCGGTTCATTTTTTTTCCCATTCTTTACAATTCCAATCACCTCAACAACCTTTGATTTGATTGGTGAAAATAAGCAAAAAGCACAACTAAAAGTAGAATATATCGTGTTTCGAGAGTTTGTATTAAACTTAGGCCGAATCACCAGCATTACTCTGTTTATCATACTCATTACGATTACCGAAAAAATAGAAGTTATTGCTATTTTTCTTTTTTTCTCAAATGCATTGCTTCTGTTTACCTGGATTAATATGAAACATGTACCAGTGACATCAGATTTGAAGGGGAAACACCTCCCTTTACCAACCCTGTTCAGACAAAAACATTAATCTTATTTCTGCCGTCACGTCCATAGTCAAAAAAAAAAGCCACCAACTAAGGTGACTTAGCTCATATACGAGCTAATTAAGATATGGATAGGAGTGGAGAGAAACCATACTGTACTTCTAATTATATCCATAATGAAAGCGTTGTCAATATATTTTTATTAATGTTTGTATAATTCTGATAGTTAAACAATAATATCCATTTTTATTTAATTCTAATTTTAGAAAGAATGTCTGCAAAATTTGGAAATGAAACATTGATTGCGCCAGCATTGCTAATAGTTGTTTCGCCCTTAGCAACTAAACCGGCAATGGCCATGGCCATCCCGATGCGATGATCTCCAAAACTGTCTACATGATCACCCGTTAATGGAGTGGGGCCTTCAATAATCATCCCATCTTCTGTTCCTTCAATCTTTGCACCCATTTTCTTCAATTGTGAAACAACCGTGTCAATACGATTGGTCTCTTTCACTTTTAGTTCCTCAGCATCCCGAATGATGGTTATCCCCTCTGCCTGGGTTGCCAAAACGGCAATTACCGGTATTTCATCAATCAGGGTGGGAATTTCGCTTCCCTCTATCACGGTTCCTTTTAAAGAACTGGAAGAGATAATCAGATCCGCTGCCGGTTCATTCCCAAAATGGCGGTAATTTTCTTCTTGCATCTTCGCGCCCATTCTCTTCAGAACATGGATAATTCCGATTCTAGTTGGATTTAGCCCAACATTTTTTAAAAGAAGTTGGCTATTGGGAACAATGGCACCAGCAACCAGAAAGAATGCCGCAGAAGAAATATCCCCTGGAACGGTCACCTCTTCCGGTGAAACCAATTCCTGCCCCCCTTCCAAAGCAATAACATTATCGTTCATGAACAGCTGAACGCCAAAATGGGAAAACATTCTTTCTGTATGGTCCCTTGAAGGATATGGCTCAACAATGGTTGTCCTTCCCTCAGCCTTTATTCCGGCAAGCAGAATAGCGGATTTGACTTGGGCACTGGCTACTGGTAGTTGGTACTCAATTCCCTTCAGTTTTCTGCCTCTTATGGAGAGGGGAGTATATCCTCCCTCTTTTCGTCCGTCTATGAATGAGCCCATTGCTCTTAACGGCAGGGCAACCCTGTCCATCGGTCTTTTCGCAATGGACTCGTCTCCAATGAGTACGGAATGAAAAGGTTGGGTAGATAAAATTCCCATCATCAAACGAATTGTTGTTCCGCTATTCCCTACATCAAGGGGATAAACGGGTTCATCCAGTCCAAACCATCCTTTTCCTTTAACAGTCACTTTGGATCCGGTTTGTTCGATGGAGACCCCCATTTGTCTAAAGCACCGAATGGTGCTTAAACAGTCTTCCCCGGGTAGAAACCCGGAAATTTGGGTGGTTCCCTTGGCCAAGGAAGAAAACATCACGGCCCTATGTGAAATGGATTTATCGCCGGGAATCAAAATTTCACCTTGTAATTGGTCTGATTGGGTGATCGTTAACAGCAAACTACTTCCTCCCTTACTCTCTTGTATGAACTTGGTACCCGGAAGAGATTAGCAATTGTTGTGCTCTCTCCATATCTTCTTCCCGACGGAACGTTAATCGTAATACCCCCATGATATCTTCTCTGATTTCAAGAATGCGTATATTGGTTAAGCTGATCTCATGATGTCCCAAAAGGGTAGTTACTTTGCCGATAATTCCAGGGTGGTCGGGAATATCAACATATAAATCGTAAAGGGGCGGCAATGCTCCTTTTTTCCGCTCAGGGAGCCCATTTCTAAAATTCTTGGCCTCTTCAAAAAAACTTTCAATGGAGAGTCCATCCCCTTCCAATATCGATTCTTTGATATCCTCCATTAGCCGATTCCAGTCCTCCATTAACTGCAGCAACACTTCCCGGTTGCTAAGCAGAACGTCCCTCCACATCCTAGGATTACTCGATGCAATTCGGGTAATATCGCGGAATCCGCCAGCAGCTAAGCGTTGATACCAAGGATTTTTCTGATCGTATTTGGCTACCAGGTTTACAAGACCTGATGCAATCACATGGGGAAAATGGCTGATAGCGCCAACGACTTCATCATGGCCCGAAGGAGACATGGTGATCACCTGGGCCTTTGTGTAAGATAAAATTTCAACTAATTGATTGACGATTTCCTCTGGGGTTTCGTCACTGGGAGTTAACACATAGTATGCATTTTCAAATAAACGATGATTTGCGGCAGTCACCCCAGATTTATGGGAACCAGCCATCGGATGTCCACCAATAAAATAAACCCCTTTTTCTTGCAATTGTGCACCTATGGAAGAAATCATTTCCTTCGTACTCCCCGTATCGGAAATGATGACTCCTTCCTTTAACGGACACTCCAATAATTTTCTGACCATCTCATGAATTTCATTGACAGGAGTACACAGGAAAATAAAGTCAGCCTCCTCCACCGCCTCTTCCATGGAAGAGGCAACGACATCTATAACACCCAGGGATTGTGCAAGGGAAAGCTGCTCTGGATGTAGATCATACCCTATAATCGTTGCTTCGGTTTCTTTCAGGGATAAAGCAAGGGATCCTCCGATTAAACCTACTCCTATAATCGCTATTTTTTTCATCTCTCTCCTCACGATCCTAACCAAAAATTTTTTTTATTTCTCTAGATTAAGGAACTAAACATGCATGATCCGATGGTTAGAGCTAAAGGTTCACTGGTTTAAGATCTGTTCCAAGTTATCCAGCAATTTAAGATTCTGATCTTCACTTCCTACCGTGATTCGAAGAGAAGTAGGAAATCCTAGGGATTCTCCAGAACGGACAATAATCCCCTTTTTCAATAAGGATTGAAACACATAACCAGCAGGTCTTCCCACATCAACAAGGATAAAATTGGCCTCTGAAGGAAGATAAGAAAGACCTAAACGCTGGAATCCTTCATACAACTGTTTTTTCCCTATGGTATTTTTATGTCGGCACTCCTCCACAAAATGGGTATCTTGCAACGCTGCAAGGGCAGCCTTTTGGGACAGGGAGGTTGTATTAAAGGGTTCCCTTACTCGGTTTAAATGATCAATTAGTGCAGCATTTGCCACTCCATACCCAATTCGAAGGGCAGCTAATCCATAAATCTTTGAGAACGTACGCAGAATGATCAGATTGGGATACTCGTTTATCCAATCTATGGATTCAGGATAGTTGGACGATTCCACATATTCGTAGTATGCCTCATCAAAAACTACAACCGTGTTTTTGCTTATGGCATGAAGAAAAGTTCTCAATTCCTCTTTTCCCACAATGGTCCCAGATGGATTATTGGGATTGCAAATCCAAACCACCCTAGTATTCTCATCAATCTGTTCCAGCATTCCATTTAAATCATGTGCTCCATCTTTGAGGGGAACCTCTCTAACCTCTGCCCCTTCAATAATAGAATTGGTTTTATAGATAGGAAAAGTTGGGGTGGCCATTACTGTATTGGTACCCGGCTGCAGATAAGCCCTGGTAATTAACACAATGACCTCATCAGACCCATTGCCAAAAATGATCTGACTGGTTTGTACTCCCAATTTTTTCGCCAGGGCTTTCGTTAATTCTACACTGGCTCCATCGGGATAGATTTCAAGATGCTGGGCTGCCAACCCAATGGCTTCTTTGGCTAAAGGAGAACAACCGAACGGATTCTCGTTAGAAGCTAATTTAATGACTTCAGAAAGACCATACTCCCTTTTAACATCTTCAATGGGTTTACCAGGTTGATAAACAGGAAGGTTTACTATCCTCTCCTTTGGTTTTAGCATACATTTTTCACCTCTATTGTTTTCTTATCATATTACTCTTAATATACTTAAGAAAACAATTCCTGTAAAAATTTTTTTATCAATTCATATCCTTTTTCTTTCTTCTCTTCATCCGATAACCATTCATTCACGTCAATGATTTTTTTCAATAATGCACTCCCAATAATCAGTCCATCTGCCATTGGAATCAACTGTTCCACTTGTTCCCTAGTAGAGATGCCAAATCCGACAGCCAAGGGCAACAAAGTATGTTCCCTAACATCCCGAATAAAATGATCAATCAGGTGATTAAATGTTTTTCTTTCCCCTGTAACCCCCAATGAGGATACACAATAAACGAATGAATCAGCCGTTGCCACGATTTTTTCTATTCTCTGTTTTGAGGTTGGAGCAACCAGGGGAATGAAAGAAAGAGCATGTTGATGGCATGCTTTGATAAATTCCTTCGATTCTTCCACCGGCAAATCGGGTATAATGACGCCATCCCCTCCGGCATTTCTAAAACGGGATAACAATTGAGATATACCGCGACGCAATACGGGATTATAATAGCTAAACAGAATGATGGGAATACGAATGCCTTGGTTTCTCATCTTTTTAACAAGATCTATTGCTTTTTCAACATTCATCCCTTGTTTAAGGGCCTCTTGGGAAACAAATTGGATGACAGGTCCATCGGCTAAAGGATCGGAATAGGGAACCCCTAATTCCAGGGCAATTGCCCCTTCCTTCTCAAGGAGAGATGCCAGCTCAATGGTTGCCTCTTCAGTGGGATAACCTGCTGTAATAAAAGGAATAAATGGAACACGTGTCGTCTTTTTAACAAAAGCTTCTTTCAGTTTAGACATGTTCCGATTCCCCCTCTAACACTTTTTGTACCTGCTCCACATCTTTGTCTCCCCTTCCTGAAAGGCAAACAATAATGATTTTTTCTTTCGAAAATTGTGCAGCCAGTTTAAGGGCTGCCGCTACAGCATGGGAACTTTCAATGGCTGGAATAATCCCTTCTGTTTTTGACAATGCTTTAAACGCTTCCAATGCCTCATCATCCGTGATAGAAAGATAACAAGCCCTTCCTGAATCCTTGTAAAAGGCATGCTCAGGCCCGACGCCAGGATAATCTAAACCTGCTGAAATGGAATAGGCCTCTTCAATTTGTCCATATTCATCCTGCAAAAGATAAGTATAAGAACCGTGGATGACTCCGGGTAGACCTTTAGATAACGTTGCGGCATGCTGATTGGTTTCCAGTCCTTTTCCTGAGGCTTCTATCCCATAAAGTTGAACCTCTTTATCTTCGTAAAAGGGAGAGAAAATTCCAATGGCATTGCTCCCACCACCTACACAAGCAACGATGGCATCTGGCAGTCTCCCTTCTTTTTCCAAGCATTGTTCCTTTGTTTCCTGGCCAATGATTTTTTGAAACTCTCGAACCATATACGGATAAGGATGCGGTCCTACAACAGACCCTATCATGTAAAATGTATCTTCCACATGGGTTACCCAATGGCGAATCGCTTCATTGGTGGCATCCTTCAATGTGCGGGAACCTGAAGAAACAGGAATCACTTCTGCACCCAAAAGCTTCATGCGAAATACATTTAATCGCTGCCTCTTGATATCTTCTTCGCCCATAAAAACTTTACACTTTAAACCCAAGAGTGCCGCTACGGTAGCAGAGGCTACCCCATGTTGCCCCGCCCCTGTCTCGGCAATTATTTTCGTCTTTCCCATATATTTTGCAAGCAATCCTTGACCTAGGGCATTATTAATCTTGTGGGCCCCGGTATGATTCAGATCTTCCCTTTTCAAATAAATCTTTGCTCCACCAATATGTTTAGTCAGGTTCTTTGCCTCATACAATGGATTGGGTCTTCCCGTGTACTCTTTATGAAGATATTTTAATTCTTGAATAAATTCAAGATCTCCAAGACAATGATAAAAGGCCTGTTCCAATTCTTCCAATGCATTCATTAAAGTTTCGGGTACAAATTTTCCGCCGAATTTACCAAAACGCCCAGCTTCATCTGGCTTTAAAGTCAATTCCCTTCACCCTCTCCACAAATCTCCTTATTTTTTGCTGATCTTTTCTTCCGTCTGTCTCTACGCCAGATGAAACATCCACACCATCCGGCTGATATTCATATATCAAATCTGTTACATTTTCTCCATTTAATCCTCCGGCAACAAATAAAGATTTATTTCTCTCTTTTGCCCAGAGAGAAAAGGTGGGGATCATATCCCAAGAAAACCGGTGACCTGTTCCCCCGTAGCTAGACTGGCTGTAGGTATCCAATAATAAGATATTGAACCACTCCCCCAGTTCCTCCAGCGTATCGCTTGGAAAGTCCCCCTTATTCTTTACCCGAATAGCCTTTATGATTTGTACCGGCAATTCCCTTTTAATCTTTCTCAGCAGTGCCGGGGATTCATCACCATGAAGTTGGACGGCATCAAGCCCTGATTCATAGACAGCCCTTGCCACTTCTGTATAGCTCGGATTGACGAAGACGCCTGTTTTTTTGACATCTTTTTTGATATAACCGCTTAAAGTTTTTGCAAGCTCTGCTGACACCTGTCTTCTGCTGGGAGCAAAGACAAAGCCGACATAGTCCACCCCTGAATCTTGAATCGCTAAACAATCTTCGATAGTGGTCAATCCGCATATTTTTACGATTGTTCCCATCCTAATCCCCCTATCCAACCAATTGAATAACGGCTTCTTTAATTTTCTCTTTTCTCATCAAAGATTCTCCGACCAATACCGCTGAAGCCCCAGCCTCGCCCACTCTTCTCACATCATCGGGAGTAAAAATCCCGCTCTCACTTACCACCGGAATATGGGCAGGAATAAAAGGCAAACATGAAACCGTTGTATCTATAGTCGTCTGAAACGTGTGCAAATCTCTGTTATTAATTCCTATTAAATGGGGAGAACAGGTTAATGCAATTTCTAGCTCATGTAAAGAATGGATCTCTATTAATACTTCCAATCCCACTTCTGTTGCTTTCCCATATAAATGCTGCAATTGGTCCTTTGTTAATGCTGCAACGATCAATAAAATCGCGTCTGCTCCAGAAATCCTTGATTGAACCACTTGAATTTCATCAATAATAAAATCTTTTCTTAGGACGGGAGTGGAAACCCTCCCCTTAATTTCGGTCAGATACTGCAAATGGCCCTGGAAGAAGGTTTCATCGGTTAATACGGAAATCCCTTCTGCTTTTGCTTCATGATATGCCAAAGCAATATCAACAGGATGAAAATCTGGCCGAATCACCCCTTTTGAAGGAGATGCTTTCTTCACCTCAGCAATTATGGCCACTTTCCTCGTTCGATTTGTAATAGATTGTGTTAAAGAACGGCAGGGTGGTTGTTGAGCAAGTTGTTCTTCTATCTTCCCTGAATCCCAGCCCTTCTTGAGACGGGATACCTCTTCTTTCTTAACTTCCAATATTTTAGGAAGCATAAGAGATACCTCCTGTTTTGGAACTTAGCTGATTTAGCTTATTCAAGGCATAACCCTGGTCAACCACTTCCTTAGCCCTTTGTAATCCTTCTTCCAAGCTGGAAACTTCATCAGCCAGATAAAAAACAGCAGCGCTGTTTAAGAGAACCACATCACGGGGAGCCCCTTTTTGTTCACCGTTAAAGATCGCCCGAATTAACGCAGCATTCTCCTCGGCGGCTCCTCCACGGATTTCATCCAATGAATATCGAGGAATTCCCAAATCCTCCGGAGAAATGACAAAGGATGAAATTTCCCCATCCCTCAACTCTACCACTTGAGTAGATGAAGTGACCGATATTTCATCAAGGCCATCATGTCCTGAAACCACTAAACAGCGCTCCGTACCCAGTTCTTTCAGCACGTTAGCCATGGTTTCCGTTAGGGAAGGGGAAAACACGCCTAACAGCTGCCTTTTGGCTCCCGCTGGATTTGTAAGGGGGCCGAGTAGATTAAATACGGTGCGAAAACCAATCTCTTTTCTGGGCTGAACGGCGTGTTTCATTGCCTGGTGAAATAAGGGAGCAAAGAGGAAACATAGGTTGGTTTCATCCAGCATTTGACTTGCTTCCTCTTCTGTTAACGTAATCTTGATTCCCAATGCTTCCAAAACATCGGCACTGCCGCTGCGGCTGGAAACAGCGCGATTGCCGTGCTTGGCTACTTTAATTCCCCCTGCTGCTGAAACTAATGCCGCTGCGGTGGAAATATTAAATGTTTTTCCGCCATCTCCCCCTGTGCCGCAGGTATCAACCAAACGCTCGTTTTTTACATATACCCGTTTTGCCTTCTCTCTCATGACCTGGGCAAAACCAACAATTTCATCAACAGATTCCCCCATTATCCGAAGGGCCGTCAGCATACTGGCAATTTGGGCCGAAGTGGCCTCTCCGTTCATAATTTTTTCCATAACTTCCCTTGCTTCTTCCCTATTTAACCGATTACCGCAAATCACCTTTTCCAGATAAGATTTCATTTTTATATAACCTCCTGATCAGAATATGAACATTGTTCTGCCGTTACAATTGCTTTAATTAACGCCATGGCCTTATTGCAGGTTTCCTCATATTCCTTTTCTGGAATGGAATCCGCAACAATGCCTGCTCCTGCCTGTACATAGGCTTGATCATTCACAAACAAAATAGTTCGGATGGTGATGCAAGTATCCATATTTCCGTTAAAACCAAAGTACCCAATGGCTCCTGCATACGGGCCCCTCGCTTCTTTTTCCAATTCTGCGATAATTTCCATGGCCCTTATCTTAGGCGCTCCGGAAACCGTTCCGGCGGGAAAAGCGGACATTAAGGCATCATAAGCAGTAATATCGGGCCTTAACTCCCCTGTAACATGGGAGACGAGGTGCATGACGTGGGAATAGTATTCCACCTCTTTAAATTGGTTGACAGTGACCGTTCCGTAACTTGAAATCCTTCCTACATCATTTCGGCCTAGGTCTACCAGCATATGGTGTTCCGCCGCTTCCTTTTCGTCCTGAAGGAGGTCCATCTTTAAACGGTTATCTTCTTCTTTGCTTTTTCCCCTTGGCCGGGTACCAGCTATAGGCTTTGTTTCAACTTTCCCATTTTCCACCCGGATCAACATTTCCGGAGAAGTTCCAACCAAAACCTCTTTTTCAAATTGTAAATAATACATATACGGAGATGGGTTGATTGTCCTTAACATGCGGTATACCATAAAGGGGTCAACCTGTGTTTTTCTATGGAATCTTTGAGATAACACCACTTGAAAAATATCGCCAGATTTAATATATTCCTTTGCTTTTTCGACCATCTCTTCGAATTCATTCTTTGTCATATTTGATTTGAAAGCATGTAAAGAATTGATCTCATCCATTCCCGTCATGGATAAGTAACCCTTGCTTTTTCCCTTTGAAATTTTGTCTTGCAATTTACTGATTCGGCCCATCGTATGCTGGTATTTGGTTTTCAACTGTTTTTCCGTATCATTTGGTTCCACATGAAGATGACAGATCAGGAAAATTCTTTGTTTCAAATGGTCATACACAATCAGTTCATCACAAAACAGGAAGGAGATATCCGGTAATTCCAAGGGGTCGTGTTCAATCTTGGGTATCTTCTCGACATAAGTGATCGTATCATAGCCAAAATAACCGACTGCTCCGCCGAAAAACGGGGGCAATTCAGAAAAAACTGGACTCTTCATGGTTGAGAGCAGTTCCTTCAAATATTGAACAGGATTTCCTGTTTCGATTGTTACTTCGTCCTTATCGTTATAAATTTGGAGATCATATCCTTTTCCGGTTAGTCGGAGAAAGGGTTTTACCCCTATAATGGAATAACGAGCCCATCTTTCGCCTCCTTCCACACTTTCTAGCAGAAAAGAATGATTGTTTCTGATCTTTTGGTAAATGGAAATGGGGGTTTCATCATCTGCGTGGATCATTTTGTACATGGGAATCACATTAAACTTGTCTGACAACTGCAGGAGATCATTAAAATGAGGAACGATCATTTAAATCACCTCTTCGTTTCCAAAGAGATGAGATGAGGAAAAAACTGAAAAAATAATGAAAAAAACCAGGACAATGGGGGCGCCCTGGCTATGGCCTATCTATTTACTCTTCTCCCCTCAACTCAACTCTTCTAAATTTGCTCAACTTAACTCGGCTCACAAAGTACGTTCATCTATAGATGTGGAACTAAAGATTCACACGTCCGCTAGTCGAGTTCGAGCAAGAAGGAATTCAGGTCCGCTTCAAGTCTAAAGAACGGAGCCCTCAAAAATATCTGGGTGTTTCGAAGATGGAGTCAGTTTGAGGGCTAATTCCCGTTCTCTAGCCTCTCCGCTGAGTGCGAACTCGAAGGCTGTCCTTAGTGAATTCTTTGATATGAAAATACCTTTTCATATCAATTTGTGACCCTGCGGGTCATGTATGTTTAGTTCCGTCTATATAAAACTAAACATCGTGACTGGCTCTGTTTCATCATTATGTGGTTAATAATTATAGAATACCTTAAACCAAAAATAATGAATTGTCAACTCTCATTTCTTCAGTCCCCGAGTCTACATCTAGTTATTTCATTTCTGTTTTAGCTCGGTTAGCACTTCCTTGATCGCTGCTTCCGGTACTCCTTTGGTAATGATCACTTCACCAAATTTCTTTGGAAGAACCATCACAATGGTATTCTCCCGATTTTTTTTATCCCTCTTCATGACGGAAATCACCTCATCTGGTGAAAAGTGTCCAGGAAGAGAGGTGGGAAGATGATATTTCTTTAATATCCGTGTATATTCTTCCGATAGTGAAAATATCTCTTCAACGATTCCCAGTTTTTCAGCCAGCTTCGCGGCACCAACCATTCCAATGGCTACAGCTTCTCCATGATTCAGTTCTCCATACCCGGATAACGTTTCTATTGCGTGGCCGATCGTATGCCCCAAATTTAAAATAGCCCGCAGCCCTTCTTCTTTCTCGTCATTGGAAACCACATGAACTTTTACTAAACAACCCCGATAGATTGCTTCAGATAACATCGGCTCTT containing:
- a CDS encoding phosphoribosylanthranilate isomerase produces the protein MGTIVKICGLTTIEDCLAIQDSGVDYVGFVFAPSRRQVSAELAKTLSGYIKKDVKKTGVFVNPSYTEVARAVYESGLDAVQLHGDESPALLRKIKRELPVQIIKAIRVKNKGDFPSDTLEELGEWFNILLLDTYSQSSYGGTGHRFSWDMIPTFSLWAKERNKSLFVAGGLNGENVTDLIYEYQPDGVDVSSGVETDGRKDQQKIRRFVERVKGIDFKAR
- the trpC gene encoding indole-3-glycerol phosphate synthase TrpC; protein product: MLPKILEVKKEEVSRLKKGWDSGKIEEQLAQQPPCRSLTQSITNRTRKVAIIAEVKKASPSKGVIRPDFHPVDIALAYHEAKAEGISVLTDETFFQGHLQYLTEIKGRVSTPVLRKDFIIDEIQVVQSRISGADAILLIVAALTKDQLQHLYGKATEVGLEVLIEIHSLHELEIALTCSPHLIGINNRDLHTFQTTIDTTVSCLPFIPAHIPVVSESGIFTPDDVRRVGEAGASAVLVGESLMRKEKIKEAVIQLVG
- the trpD gene encoding anthranilate phosphoribosyltransferase is translated as MKSYLEKVICGNRLNREEAREVMEKIMNGEATSAQIASMLTALRIMGESVDEIVGFAQVMREKAKRVYVKNERLVDTCGTGGDGGKTFNISTAAALVSAAGGIKVAKHGNRAVSSRSGSADVLEALGIKITLTEEEASQMLDETNLCFLFAPLFHQAMKHAVQPRKEIGFRTVFNLLGPLTNPAGAKRQLLGVFSPSLTETMANVLKELGTERCLVVSGHDGLDEISVTSSTQVVELRDGEISSFVISPEDLGIPRYSLDEIRGGAAEENAALIRAIFNGEQKGAPRDVVLLNSAAVFYLADEVSSLEEGLQRAKEVVDQGYALNKLNQLSSKTGGISYAS
- the trpE gene encoding anthranilate synthase component I, with amino-acid sequence MIVPHFNDLLQLSDKFNVIPMYKMIHADDETPISIYQKIRNNHSFLLESVEGGERWARYSIIGVKPFLRLTGKGYDLQIYNDKDEVTIETGNPVQYLKELLSTMKSPVFSELPPFFGGAVGYFGYDTITYVEKIPKIEHDPLELPDISFLFCDELIVYDHLKQRIFLICHLHVEPNDTEKQLKTKYQHTMGRISKLQDKISKGKSKGYLSMTGMDEINSLHAFKSNMTKNEFEEMVEKAKEYIKSGDIFQVVLSQRFHRKTQVDPFMVYRMLRTINPSPYMYYLQFEKEVLVGTSPEMLIRVENGKVETKPIAGTRPRGKSKEEDNRLKMDLLQDEKEAAEHHMLVDLGRNDVGRISSYGTVTVNQFKEVEYYSHVMHLVSHVTGELRPDITAYDALMSAFPAGTVSGAPKIRAMEIIAELEKEARGPYAGAIGYFGFNGNMDTCITIRTILFVNDQAYVQAGAGIVADSIPEKEYEETCNKAMALIKAIVTAEQCSYSDQEVI